From Erigeron canadensis isolate Cc75 chromosome 5, C_canadensis_v1, whole genome shotgun sequence:
AAGTTCTTGCTTTTTTTTAGGTTCTCAATATaatttttcactatatatatatatatatatatatacaaacatgtGCAGGTAGCAAGCAATATTAAACAAAGAGTAGTGCACAGCTTCCAATGGTCCCCACACGCTCCCCAACGACTATTTTCTCTCATGCCTCGCAGGGCTTTTAACCCGCCAGCTCCCAGCCCGCTATGATGCCGTCTTGATGGCGGCGGTGTGCAGCCAGCGGCTTGGCCAACCCGCCAGGCATGCCGCTGCAACTCCCTTCCCCCTAAAGGTTTTTGAACTTTAAGCTAGCCACCTTCATGATTGCATCTAGTGGGATTCGAGCTAAGACGTTTTGTAAACATGTACAAATCAGATATCAACTATTAGCCTATTAGGTCACTTTGTAAGTGGTTTCAAAGTGTATTAAATCACATATGCAAATAAGTAAGTTTTAAACGAAAAATACACTAACACGGGGATgtaatataaaaagatataagaaATAATATGCATCATTTCGATGTTCTAATGATACCAAAGTCATTTGgtaactattttattattttataatcactgggttaataataataacccaataaaaaatactttttattatatcttATTGGTTGAGCATTTATATGTTGAAAGTCTCGAGTTTGAGACATGGAAAAATATTTCAAAGAATTTAACAAATAAAGTCCTTCAGTGAagcatatttaaatttaatttgcaGAGAGGGCatggttttatcccaattaaatgtcgtgcatttcgggcggtttagttggggtttctcctcctactaggtattgagggcgATGGGCTCTCTAACGCTGATTcaattaagacaacgtaagctagatcatCTGTTGTGatcaaatgatccacaccttaaAAAAAAGTCCTTTAAGATTAAGAGAAATTGGGTTCAAGTCCTGAGGGACAAGATATACCCTTATTAATTGTCATATCTTTGGACAAATTAATAAAGGTTTTTTcttcctcctactaggtattgagtgAGAGGACTATCTAACGTATATCTAGTCAAATCAACATAGTCTAAACCTCCATTGTGATATTCCATTCGCACTATAAGTTATCTTATAATTATACGAACATTGAATAATATTGttctaattataaaaataaaaactaatattatctaaaatatattatacaaaagATAGTCttcatgttaaaagttacatgaaatttgttaaaataccttaataattaaattacacaattaataatttatcttttaaaatatatttattaactcTTTATATCAATTCTCTATATCACTCGATTGACGTAATTTTCcttgttttttcattaatttttcaaccaatagttaaataacaaaaagttaACCACTAGGTAATAGTCCAGTAACCATAGACGGATCCACAATGGGGCAGTGTGGTCAACTGCCCCCattataattttgatatgatgtatttttttttttaattttaaaataatatatatttgtagtttttccggattaatataaataattttgtcGTTTTTGGCATGTAGCAATTGAGAGAGTTGTGGATTAAATTaattgaaaaatgtttattCAATTATTGTTGTTGGCTTCAAAGGTCATCTCTATATATCTCTAGTCAAGTTGACTAACAAAACAACAATTTAAATTACATGCATTagtatgaataaaaaaaactttatgtaATGCTAAATTGCTAATATAATTTTCAGACCAAACCTTAAATTTTAGAACCCGTTTCATTCAACATTTATGCTTAATTTTCCCTTCTcgattaaaaaaatgtttaaactgCATTTGCTATTGTCTAATTAGATCATGGGATATTGTCTTTGCCTCCCTTTCTAAgtgaaatatttatttttacatattacAATATGAAGCACTAACAATTTTTCGTATAAAATTGAACATCTAACTATGAAAAATGTAAGAGAACCATCAAACTATAAGCAATATGATGATCCAAAGTACATGATTCAAATAGTACGAAGATATCAATATTTCGAAAAATGGTATTTTAGTTGAACATCATACCAAGAACCATTTAAACCAAATTGACCAGTCAACCTATTTCTTCATGAAATGATGTTATTAAAActgttataattaaaaattatgtctacatttaaaaatgatattaaatactaaatagttaaaatcaaatacatgctttaaacttataaaaaaaatcacaaaattatattaaaattcaaaaagCATCATACTTAACAAGTGAATAATAACATTCTTTAACTTAAAcaatacaaacaataaaatgacaatataaaaactcaagattactttgatttttttttttcttattgataaaaaaataatttccaAAATTCCCAGTGTTTAATCAACCGGGGAAAATGGACAGTTCAACCGTTTTATGGACTCAATCGACCAGATATTGGTTCAAACGACTGATTGGAACCGGTTAAAACATTGGCAGAATTATAGATGATActagttatataatataaccAAATTAACTAGTTGCAAACAGAGTTGGTCGATACTATTGGTTTTACAATGCCATTGGCTTATCAGTTCAGGCTCTTAAACATCTTATGCAATTCACAAGTAAAAGCAACATATACTTGAGACACACAAAGATGGCCAGAAAATGTTAGCTTCTACATGTATGGCTacatcaaacaaaaaaacaggAGTAGCCCACATGTGTATACAATCTTAACAATCCACACAAAACTGGAACCATGACATACTAGGTGCACTTGCTgccatcataaaaaaaaaaatggagccAGCTGTCCAACTAACAAAAATGTTTCAAGAATTTAGCCCCTGCACATAATTTGAAATATAGTCGCGAAAATAGCATTAcggaaaaactagaaaacagaGATTATATAAGGGTCAACTGTGTACAAAAGAAATGTACTTGTCAAAGCATTTTCAAAACATATATAGGGTCTGTGTTATAATTTAGTAAAAAGGGCATTGATTTAAAGTACGTTCCTTGCAAATGCAACTTGCCCATAAGAATCATACAGAAAAACAAGAGGAATTAAGTACATGTTCCTTCAAGTATCATGAGAATAAGACAATAGAGGACTTGGATCCCTTTGCAATCATTTGTAACACCAACTTGACCTCTTTATGCCTGTTTGGATCTCCTAAGAGATTCTCACAATAGCAGATATTCATCTtcaagaaaacaagtgaatGCTACAAAATGCATTTAAGAAACATACTTTTGAATGATCATAACCATGAAAATTTTAGAAGGTTAGCGTATTGAGACAGGACAACAAGCATTTGGGTAGTGATGACCAAATCAGATTGTTCTCGAACAAACATACGCTCAAATCCCTGCAGAGTATTGAATGAAACAAGATGAACACTCGATCATAAGAATCTTGTTTTATGGTGGCGGTTGGATGTGAGTTTCGAAAGtttattatatgatttttagaTTATCAGAGTGGTTGTAGAAGATATTGCTTGGATGCATAGGCTTCTTGTTTGGAGTTGTAATATTTAGATAACCCGTTGCCTAAAAGCAAAGATATCAATGCATAAAAGTAACCAAAAACGACTCAGGGGGGAATATAAATATACATCTTGTGAGATGGTAAAGAATCTCTCAAATTGAGTCAAAAGAAGGGTAATCAAGCAACTTTACTTACCCTTTGGTAATCTGTTTGTTGCAGTTAGTATACATCGGCTAGCCCAACAAGTGATTATTTGAATCCTACTGGTACAGAGTCAACCTATATAAGATGGGTAACTTaactaaatttattaattaagttaaagTAACATGTCAAATAAATAAGTCATTCACCTAAAAACACAAGATTTCTGAAAAGCAAACAAAGGGTAATCTTTCTTCTTTCCTCCAAACTTCATATACGCAGAACATTACACTATACTCTCTTATGATACAACTATTTTGAGACTTGTGGGTAGTAAACTAAGCACAGTTATTAGCATGGTGTATATATGAAAATGCGCACGGATTAAGGAATACCCGATCATTACATTAAACTCTCTTATGATATAATTATTTAGAGACTCGGGGGTAGTAAAGTAAACTAAACACAGTTATTAACATGGtggtatataaaataaacacagCTACCCACAGATATAAACAgggtatatatagatagatacagggGAAAAGGGTTAGCTAACCAGTTAGGCAGTGAGTAAAGCATGAGGTGAATGAGATAAATTAAGAAACTTCTAAGGAATAATAAGGGGTAAATGGGTATGtgcatatgtatgtatgtatgtatgtatgtatgtatgtatgtatatatggcgGTTAGGAAGTaaaagaagatgaaagaaaCAATCTTGTAGCTTTAGTCTAAGACTGATTTTCATCAAGAACAATCTTGTAGCCTCATCAGGGGCGCCTTTGGTTGTCACAATTACAAAAGGATATTGATCATAAAAAGGAACCTTAACTAAACCCTTTTCAACAAAAAGTGGCGATAACACTATCCACATCCAAATTAAGGAATACTTTTACCTCCAATTCCAAGTGCAGTGCAATCAATCATATCTCCCCTAGTATCTTTGTCTGCCTAAAACAAATCCATTGGGTTGGCGTGGGGAGAGAATCGTGGGATTGCTCCTCTCTGAACACGGGAGGGGAAGTAGGGCTCGCTTCTCTGATCACAGGGACGGGGGGGTGAGTAAGGCGCTCCTCTCTGGTCACGAGGATGGGGGGAAAGTAGGGCGCTTCTCTCTGATCACGGGGGGAAAGTAGAGTGCTCCTTTTTGATCAGAGGTACCACGTCACGCCTCTCTTCGCCTGCGGAGAAAGTATTGCTGTTGTGTGTCATACTGCGAGTGCGGACAGTTGGCTCGCAGGTATGTACCATCTTCCTTTTGGCCATGATAGATTCTAACaaaccacaacaacaacaataaagaaTTAGAAGAATCGTACCACTGATTTGGGGATAATTAATTGGCttaccacacacacacacacacaagaaaAATCGTACCAGTGATTCAGGGGATGTAAATTGAGAGAGAAACAAATGGAGTCGGCGTTCCGATTGATTAATTGATACGTAAAGATGATGAAACCGTAAACTATTGGGCTAAACTTTGGCGCGCTTTATGAGTATTATTAAGCGATCTCATAGAGCTTCAAGATTAAATGATAAACTAGATTTAGAACCGTGTTAAATACACGGGATATTCACGGCATCTTCATTATAAgcaaaattattaaatatataattaaaaaaatctatatacaaaataacaTTATTTGCTATTTAAGTAGAGAATATGGATAATAGCCCATAATCTTAGAATATacattatttgttattttatcaaatttaaacaaactaaaaaaaaaacccataaatttAATCGATATATTGAATATATTTCAAGAGAAAAACTAATGAACTTAAATCATTATGTCATGAAtggaagaaaaatatataaacaaagaaaGTCGATTATGAGATTCTTATATTACATATGGATAAAGATATAACTTCATAAATCATGAATATAAAGATTGAATTTAAATTAACTGGaccataaatatattattttatatattgttagtaAATCTACATAAATATGGATATATTCGTAAACTgatgtattgatttaattaatcaattaattaattaaataatctaataagcatgacatcatcaattttcaatttgataaaatcgaaagCTATGATTGGTTACTAAgttattaggtcagttgtcttttagtatatataaagattagtGTAGGTTGTTCGCAAAATTACCTCGTTATTACTGTATTTAATAAActtaacataataattaaattaaattttatgattcttttacttaataaacaaaagggaaatgctaaatacagttcttggctgtatttaacgtgcataaaaaaacttgtaccttccatattaaaagtccgtctCCTgatttcatggtaaatgtacaaacaatttatgcaccttaaacacagccttaAGGGctatatttagcaaacccctaaacaaaaataacaattaattatttttattctaacattattttagttttattctaACATTATTAATACTTATTTAAACTGACTAAAAGAGAAAATGACCTTAAATCTTGTTAAATATTGATAACAATAATTAAtactgtaattttttttaatgatatcaaatttaattagaGATCCTTGCTGTTAGTTatttccaaaataaaaaataatactcaGATTCGTgtacttttttttcaaaattaaatccCTTCTTTTAATCCAAACACCTTTTAGTCATATACAATACTATATGCATTATATAAATGAACAGTACAAtcatataatgcatatatttattatgtatGGTTAAAAAAGGTTGTGTAGGGATCacatgaaaagtacaaaaacCTTtcaatgtataaacattttacaCAAACAATCGATCATCTAGCGTCAGACTTGTGTTATGATTTTATTgcacaacatatttttattaaattgtaaAGCGAAACAATCGATCATTCAACTCATCTAACTATTCAATTATTTTCATTAGTGATTCaaggacttttttttttattaaagattaGAAATAATTAGCACATAGCAAAAGCTATGAAAAAGGAAATAGTTGTATGGTCCGTGACTAAAGGCAAACGTCTTTTCTTGGACACTATGGAAAAAATAGATTTATTTATACATGATTGataaagttaaaagaactttaattttttcattaaaataaagAGTTTGCTAAATATAGCCCTTAGAGCTGCGTTTaaagtgcataaattgtttgtacatttaccatgaaaatcaagagacggacttttaatatggaaggtacaagatcttttatgcacgttaaatacagtcCTAAAGGTTGTATAaggttgtatttagcatttcccttaaaataaattagtttaaaaaattaaatttgaattttgacatTTGAGTTAAAGTTGTTATAAGTTTACAATCCACATGCAATAATTAAACTGGTCGATTGACTAGAGACTGGATACTGGTTCAAACGGCTGATTTGAACCAGTTAAAACATTGTATAGACAATACTAACTATGAAATAATGAACAAATCGAAAGGCAGAATTGGTTGATACCATTGGCACAGTAAGTTTTACAACGCCACTGGCTTATCAGTTCAGGCTCTTAACGTCTTATGGACTTTGCCAAGCAAAAGCAACATATACTTGAGAAACAGCAGATAGTCAATGTTAGCTTCTATATGTATGgctaaatcaaacaaaaaagagGAGCAGCCTATAAGTGTATAAAATCTTACAAACCACAATCTTACAAAGCACACAACGTATGCATCACAACCCTGGTCAAAAGAAACGCCAAAAACAGAAACCATAACATACTAGGTGCACTTGCTGCCATCATCAAAAAAGTAGAGCCAGCTGACCAACTAACAAAAACGTTTCAACAATATAGCCCCCTGCACATAAGTTGAAATATAGTTGCGCAAATAACATTaggaaaaactagaaaacaaagATTATATCAGGGTCAACTGTACCCAAAAAGAATGTACTTGTCAAAACAACATTTTAGGGTCTGTTTTATGCTGTTCCCTAGAGCAGAAATCGACTAATAGTATGTTCCCTGCAAATGCAGCTTGCCCACGAGATATATACCGAGAAACAAGAGGAATTACGTACATTTTACTCCAAGTATCATGAGAATAAGACAATACAGGACTTAGAGCCCTTTGCGATCATTTGGAACGCCTTCTTGACCTCTTTATGCTTGTTCGGATCTTCTAAGAGATTCTCACAACAGCATATATTCATCTtcaagaaaacaagtgaatGCTGCAAAATGCATTTAAGAAAACATACTTCTGAATCATTCCCATGAAAATTCTTGAAAGTTAGCATATTGAGACAGGACAACAAGCATTTAGGTAGTGATGACCAGATCAGATTGTTCTCAAACAGACATACATCCGGCTCAAATCCCTGCACAGTATTGAATGAAACAAGATGAATATCTCGATCATAAGGATATTGCTTTGAGGTGGTGTTTGGATATGAGTATTGTAAGTGTATATAATATTGAATTATCAGAGTGGTTACAGAAGCTATTGTCTGGATGCCTGGTTGATGTTTGGAGTTGGAATATCAGATAATCCGTTGCCTAAAAGGCTTATTAGAAAAAACGAGAGCAactacccgcgcgttgcgacggtgaaagggtgagggtgataggtcatagagtgtgataggtcatagttagtgatatgtcatagagtgtcatagccaaatgtcttagccgtatggACTCCggcctcggatttaaaaattcatcgaatgacatctcgaatgaaagagcatgaaattttaagaacacccatataatttttataatttatcgatgtgcgctttttgagataaaatattttgaaagagttagaggaataaaatgatttctagaggagaggaaaaaaaaaaagattggttgagatttgaggagagagaaagggtattatagttatttttagtaaatataaaatagataggaggggcattttgggaaagtactaaaaatcaatattgaaaatttaagttcaatgttgaaaatttataggctttttgttttataatatagtatagatacgAATACATAAAATTAACGATAAATCATAAAAGATTCTGGGGGAACAAATTATTAATATGCATCTTATGAGATGGtagtagggatgagcaaaagaccCGTAAACCCGAACCCAACCCGAACGGACCCGTCTGAAGCCCTAACGGGCAGGTTCACGGGTCAAGTTTTTGTTGCAATCCCGGGTCACGAGTTAGTTGGGTCGGGTGACGCCAAAAGACAAAAAACTGTTaaggaaacccgtgacccgattcgaaccttcacgggccgggtcacggttccatTTTTCTTGCACCCGTGGGTCACGGGTCAAACCGGTTCAGACCGAGTCGGGCCAGATTTTGATCCGTGCACATCCTTAGATGGTAGTGAGAATCTCTCAAATTGAGTCAAAAGAAGGGTAATTATGCAGCTTTACTTGCCCTTTGATAATCTGTTTGTTGCAGCTAGTATTAATCTGACTAGCCCATAAAGTAATTATATGAATACTAAATGAAAATATCATCAGAAACATAATCTCTTAATCCAAGCTAATTATGAGTTTGTGACAACAACCCGCAATAGCTACTTCAAAATACATATCCAAACATCCCCTAATCATAGTTGGTGTTACCTTAGCGAAACAAAGAGACTGTAGATTTGGACAGCGGTTGAGAAATTTCATCAATGCTCCAAATGTGGGATCTCCAATTTCCATGCTTAATTCTAAATGAGTCAAGTTCTTTAAAACCGGAAGATCAACCAACAAGTTACCTGCAAATACAAGAgacttgaaaaacaaaaaagtcacCAACTTATAAGACAAGATAAAATAAGTCAACAAGTAAAGTTCCTACTGATTCCACTCAAGTACCTCAATAGTATGTTCAGAGACGCTCAAAGACGCAACTTGACTTAGTCCTTTGAGCAGATTAACAACACGATAAGCAACTCTTTTTTTCCTCTCCTGTGGAACTGGAACACTAATGTATGCTTTGACCAGGGACGACACATCACACAAGAAAATCTCATATGATGGATATCCCAAATAATTCAAATACATAAGACTTGATGCATAGATCTTGATCTTACAACTGCTGGGTCCATCAGGTGGGCCAAAGTATGGCAGGTCATTGATAGTTAGACGTTTTAAAGTGGAACTAGAAATTGTGATGTTCTTCAAATTCATCCACTCACAGTCAAGTATTATCAACTCCTCAAGAATTTGACATCCCATAAAAAGCCTTTGGGTAGAATCATCATCTGGGAATGCAACAAGAGATAAATGCAGGGTTTTTAAATTTGGAAAGCAGATGTTACTCGGGAGCTCGAGGATGCAAttcatttctatttttaagATGGTAATTGTTCGACTACAAAACATGGAGCTGGGGAGGACAAACGGATCTTTGACAAAGAGGCAGAGATCAAGCTCTTGAATGTTGTGCATGACAGCAGACGAAATCCACATATGTAAGCGTGATGCATCAAAGAAAACACGACATGATAAACGAAACTTGTTAACCTTTGATGCATCACGCAATAAGAGGACTCGTTCGACAAAGTTTATGAAGTAACTCTTCTCTGGTGGATTCCAGCCGTTAATTTCATTAGCATACAACAATGAATCGTCAAAATCCAGATTTGAAACGGAAGCCCAAATGTTGTTCCATCGTTTTGAAAGTATG
This genomic window contains:
- the LOC122602028 gene encoding F-box/LRR-repeat protein At4g14103-like; protein product: MNDTGQERYVIQNVGDDGYDDLSRLPDCILHYILSFIPTKDVLKTAILSKRWNNIWASVSNLDFDDSLLYANEINGWNPPEKSYFINFVERVLLLRDASKVNKFRLSCRVFFDASRLHMWISSAVMHNIQELDLCLFVKDPFVLPSSMFCSRTITILKIEMNCILELPSNICFPNLKTLHLSLVAFPDDDSTQRLFMGCQILEELIILDCEWMNLKNITISSSTLKRLTINDLPYFGPPDGPSSCKIKIYASSLMYLNYLGYPSYEIFLCDVSSLVKAYISVPVPQERKKRVAYRVVNLLKGLSQVASLSVSEHTIESLVFAGNLLVDLPVLKNLTHLELSMEIGDPTFGALMKFLNRCPNLQSLCFAKGFEPDVCLFENNLIWSSLPKCLLSCLNMLTFKNFHGNDSEVCFLKCILQHSLVFLKMNICCCENLLEDPNKHKEVKKAFQMIAKGSKSCIVLFS